TGCTAAATTCGGTTGCAGTCGCAACACCCGATGAGGCAGCTCCATCGGCAGGCACATCTTGCATGATTACGACAACTACCGGTTTAACGCTATTGTTAAAGTGAGCTAATATTAGTCCCAATCCAAGTAAGAGAAGTCCAGTGAAAAGCTGTCGAGTGAATTAgcgttattttaaataaagtttTCAGTATATAAATGAACATCTTTACTCACCATGTAGAGGACCGCGATTAATAAGCATCCAGTGCGCGGACTACAACAACAGCATGATCGCATAACAATCATTTTCCCTAGTAAAGTTTAAGGATCAGAACAACAAACACCGAAGGATTCTTGCGTTCAAATGCGGATGAAATATTAGAGTCACTTACTATAAGAGTTTAGGCAGGTATACAGCATGTGACATCAGATCGATGGCACATCGAAGGTAAGGATACtctaaaaatataatatgCAAGAAACGATCGACGCAAGTTGCCGAATGTATCAACACCACAGAAAAGTTATGTTTTCTCTCAAACAACTCATAGGTGTGATGAATTACTACAGACTACAACACAAGTTGAGTGGCAGTGCTATTGAACTATTCAATAATTCAAACAGTTGGTCCACAATAATTCTGTATCGATCTACTTACATGAAAGTAAAAGTAACAAGTAtgcaatttaaaagaaatgatacAACACAGACAGTTAGTGTCTTTGACTGGGATCAATAAAATTCGATTCAACATTAACAGTAACAGCGcgcattcatttaaaaaacgtcTGTTTACTCTGCTGTCATTCCTCGAGGTTCCCCATATTTCAGTTGctaatcaaaaggaaaatatggGTCGGTTCTATTATCaaagttttaacattttcattgAGATGCATACCTTGTCTAATTCCTCTTTGACTTTGTCTTCAAATTTGCGGATATCTTCCATACTCATGTTGCACCACTCATCCAGTAAACAGAAAATCTGACtgtaatttaaagaaaaaaattaggtgATAACGCTAATGTCTACAACAAcggaaattattttcattaccgGTGAAAGAGATTAAAGATTCTTTGCTCTGTGTTCATAATGTGATTTTCTACTCGTCCCTGAAGTCCGAACCATTTGAACTCTACTGTTACTAACTTATAGCAAGTCATCAATGAATTCTTGTTTACCTAGTGTGACgaatcaaccaggtatttcaaGGTGAACAGGAAATTAATCACTGGTTATTATTTGCATTGGTTTCTTATCTGTTACCGATTTCAGCCATGAACCAGTTAAGGGTCCTCGTCCTGTTTTTTTCGAACGAAAGATAGTAGGATCGAGATCGGCCTTGTAGTCTTTTGAAGATATTTTGTCGTTGGCGATATCGACGTGAACAACTTCTCTcaatttcaacatttcttCAGATAGATCCAAAATCTATACAAAGGTCCAAACTTATCAATTCAGATGAGAAAGATAATTTGTCAGAGCTTTACACACATTATCAACATCAGGTCCACCGGCGTGATGAATTGATTCGATAACTAGTTGAAAGTTTTCCTTCATAAATTTTGGGTTCTGATTGTCATAGAAACAGGTAAGAAAGGTTTGAGACAAAATAAACACATAGAGGCAAAAAGACGTCACCTACCGAGATAACAGTTTTAGAATAGGGATAAGCGTTCCAAGACTCCTCGTGAAATTCAAAACTTCCTTTAGGCATTAAATGCTTCATGAATCCTGGCGCTTTGCTGTTAATTAACAATTTCACAATACCATGATTAGGCAAATATCGTAGAAATAGAACTCT
The sequence above is drawn from the Daphnia pulicaria isolate SC F1-1A chromosome 1, SC_F0-13Bv2, whole genome shotgun sequence genome and encodes:
- the LOC124313800 gene encoding phosphatidylinositol transfer protein beta isoform-like isoform X1; this translates as MLIKEFRIPMPLSVEEYQYGQLYAFSVESLNNTGGGEGIEVLRSEPFKDVLLNNKRHSGQYTYKIYHMGSKAPGFMKHLMPKGSFEFHEESWNAYPYSKTVISNPKFMKENFQLVIESIHHAGGPDVDNILDLSEEMLKLREVVHVDIANDKISSKDYKADLDPTIFRSKKTGRGPLTGSWLKSVNKNSLMTCYKLVTVEFKWFGLQGRVENHIMNTEQRIFNLFHRQIFCLLDEWCNMSMEDIRKFEDKVKEELDKQLKYGEPRGMTAE
- the LOC124313800 gene encoding phosphatidylinositol transfer protein beta isoform-like isoform X2 — encoded protein: MLIKEFRIPMPLSVEEYQYGQLYAFSVESLNNTGGGEGIEVLRSEPFKDVLLNNKRHSGQYTYKIYHMGSKAPGFMKHLMPKGSFEFHEESWNAYPYSKTVISNPKFMKENFQLVIESIHHAGGPDVDNILDLSEEMLKLREVVHVDIANDKISSKDYKADLDPTIFRSKKTGRGPLTGSWLKSGRVENHIMNTEQRIFNLFHRQIFCLLDEWCNMSMEDIRKFEDKVKEELDKQLKYGEPRGMTAE